The genomic segment GAGACGGTCGCCGACGTGGTCTTCGATCCCCTGCGCAACGCGTTCGTCACGGTGCCCGGCGAGCCCAGGCTGATCTCCGGGTTCCGGCTGAAAGACGCCCGCGCCTCGTACGGCATCGGCCTCGAGACGTTCGCCCTCGGCTTCCCCATCCACTTCGACTGGTCGTGGCGCACGCTGTTCAACAAGGACTGGGAAGACGCGCTCTACGGGCTGCGCGGGGGCAGCGGCTGGTTCCGCAAGGCGCGGTTTGACGTGTGGATTGGGTACGACTTCTAAGGAGTTGCTGTCGTGGCCATTGGTCGGTGGTCGGCCACCACGACCAACACTGGCCACTGGCCACCGGCTACGACATGAAACCCTGTTCGAGAGTCATCTCCCTCCTCGCCGATTATCTGGAGCGTCGCCTGCCGGCTGACGTGCAGGCCCGTCTCGAGCGCCACCTCGCAGACTGCGAAGTGTGCCTGCGGCAGCTCCGCACCTACGAGTCCACCGTGTCACTGCTCCGGTCGCTCCAGGAGGAGGACCTGCCGGGGGAGCTCCGACTCCGCCTGCGGGCCTTCATCGACCGAAAGCACTGCTCCAACAACTGATGGATCTCACGCCGAAGCGACCGTCCGAATCCGCCACCGAAATGGTGCAGGTCGTCCTGCCGAACGACGCGAACCCGCTGGGGTTCATCCTCGGCGGCACCGTCATGCACCTGATCGACATCGCCGGCGCGATCGCGTGTCATCGCCACACGCGGACGCTGCTCGTCACCGCCGCCGTTGACGGCCTGCAGTTTCTGCACCCGATCAAGGTGG from the Acidobacteriota bacterium genome contains:
- a CDS encoding zf-HC2 domain-containing protein; the protein is MKPCSRVISLLADYLERRLPADVQARLERHLADCEVCLRQLRTYESTVSLLRSLQEEDLPGELRLRLRAFIDRKHCSNN